The following proteins are encoded in a genomic region of bacterium:
- a CDS encoding SDR family oxidoreductase, which yields MILDMFSLKGKVALVSGGAGLYGRQIVAALAEAGAKTYIASRSVDALKDVAAEHQARGEDVVAMYMDLAEEASILAVRDEIAKREGNLDVLVNNAVARPMKNAYDDDASAFAESMRINATGLFIITRAMGDLMAEHEKGSIINVGSIQGMVGPDSTIYEGTNMTGFYPDYFFHKGGMINYTRFTASYYGSKGIRCNCISPGGLWNPNMPEAFIKKYSARTFLGRLADQTDLMGIIVFLASDASAYITGTNIPVDGGYTAK from the coding sequence TTGATTCTGGACATGTTTTCTCTAAAAGGCAAGGTCGCGCTCGTATCGGGCGGAGCAGGACTCTATGGAAGACAGATAGTGGCTGCTCTGGCTGAAGCGGGTGCGAAAACTTATATAGCATCGCGTTCTGTCGATGCACTCAAAGACGTGGCTGCCGAACATCAGGCGAGAGGCGAAGATGTGGTAGCTATGTATATGGATTTGGCGGAAGAAGCATCAATACTTGCTGTCAGAGACGAGATCGCTAAAAGAGAAGGCAACCTGGATGTGCTGGTCAATAATGCGGTCGCACGGCCTATGAAAAACGCATATGATGACGACGCTTCGGCGTTCGCTGAAAGTATGAGGATAAACGCTACTGGGCTTTTCATAATAACCCGAGCCATGGGTGATCTTATGGCCGAGCATGAAAAAGGCTCGATCATAAATGTCGGCTCGATACAGGGAATGGTCGGACCCGACTCGACAATCTATGAAGGCACCAATATGACCGGCTTCTATCCGGACTATTTCTTCCATAAAGGCGGGATGATTAACTACACCCGCTTCACCGCAAGCTATTACGGCTCCAAAGGGATCAGGTGTAACTGTATATCACCCGGCGGGCTGTGGAACCCCAATATGCCAGAGGCGTTCATCAAAAAATACAGTGCGCGCACATTCCTCGGCAGGCTGGCCGACCAGACCGACCTTATGGGAATCATCGTATTTCTGGCATCCGACGCATCGGCATATATAACAGGCACTAATATACCCGTCGACGGCGGATACACGGCCAAGTGA
- a CDS encoding aldo/keto reductase: MQGSKISNLNISPMTLGTVQFGLDYGIANTSGKPSYETARDIIACAYEGGITCLDTAALYGESETVLGKALAELKISDEITVATKVCHIADDLSMAEADSIVEKSVMQSLANLRIEAIPICLFHTENNFLQYAESLRKLKEKGLVERIGSSVNTPDGAYSVVTSGLSEAMQMPSSVLDHRFVRKGICSEAARRGTALFVRSVYLQGLILMPEKDILPELADVIPIRRKLCALACQAGITPAELAVRYMLGVEGITSLVIGVDSVQQMHENISLFAKGPLDDDLQLAVTQAVPDLSDKILFPGNWSKRMADAKPEK, encoded by the coding sequence ATGCAAGGCAGTAAGATCAGTAATCTCAACATTTCGCCCATGACACTGGGGACAGTCCAGTTCGGGCTTGACTACGGCATCGCAAATACATCCGGCAAGCCCTCTTATGAGACTGCGCGGGACATAATCGCATGCGCATATGAAGGAGGCATCACCTGTCTGGACACGGCGGCTCTCTATGGCGAGAGCGAAACTGTGCTGGGCAAAGCGCTTGCTGAGCTTAAAATATCGGACGAGATTACCGTAGCGACCAAAGTATGCCACATCGCCGATGATCTGAGCATGGCCGAGGCGGACTCGATTGTCGAAAAGTCTGTAATGCAGTCCCTTGCCAATCTGCGCATAGAAGCAATACCCATCTGTCTGTTCCACACTGAAAATAACTTTCTGCAATATGCCGAGTCTCTGCGAAAACTCAAAGAAAAGGGACTGGTAGAGCGTATCGGATCATCAGTTAATACACCCGACGGTGCGTATAGTGTGGTAACATCCGGCCTATCGGAAGCAATGCAGATGCCGTCGAGCGTGCTTGACCACAGGTTCGTTCGTAAAGGCATCTGTTCTGAAGCTGCAAGGCGAGGCACTGCACTATTTGTGCGCAGCGTGTATCTCCAGGGACTCATACTCATGCCCGAAAAAGATATTCTGCCTGAGCTAGCCGATGTGATTCCCATTCGGCGCAAACTCTGCGCCCTGGCATGCCAGGCAGGCATAACACCGGCTGAGTTGGCCGTGAGATATATGCTCGGCGTCGAAGGGATCACCAGCCTTGTGATCGGTGTAGATTCTGTCCAGCAGATGCACGAAAACATTTCGCTGTTCGCTAAAGGTCCGCTGGATGATGACCTTCAGCTGGCTGTCACACAGGCCGTGCCAGACCTGTCCGACAAAATTCTCTTTCCGGGGAACTGGTCGAAACGGATGGCAGATGCGAAACCGGAGAAGTAA